Below is a window of Trichosurus vulpecula isolate mTriVul1 chromosome 4, mTriVul1.pri, whole genome shotgun sequence DNA.
AGCTTCGGTAAGCAATTGAAGCCCTAACCCACACTTCTACCCCCAGATCCttcaaaaaaaacccagcaaggCAAGCTAAATCATCCAATATCTTGTATGAACCAGCACAAGGATTTGGTCTTACCCAGCTTAGAATATCTCTGTGCTCCAGCTTCTCTCTTAGAGTTAAGGAATGGTTCCAAATGAGCAAAACAACTTAAAATCTTACCTAACATTTCAAACTCAGATTCCACCTGAGCAGGGGTTGTTCATGGAAGCCTACTCCAAATTTGAGAATAAGTTAACAGAGACTCATCTAGACTTGAAAAGACATTTCAGCGGGTACAGGTGGAGTGATTTGGCTTAAAGGTGAAATGAGTAACTTCTCATTAGAATAAATAATACACTAAGCAGTATTAGAAAAGTCTTTCTCAATTGGAACTAgagaatttttccacatccttcaAGATTTCCTGGAAGGATGGACTGTGAAGCATGTGGCCAAGCCCAGCTGCTAACCCTGGAGAGGCAACCGTGGGTCTTATGAAATGAGAGGCCTCAGAGGTTTCCCAGCTGTTTTCTGTTGAGATGTGCACCTGGAGCATGGCCCCTCATCTGGGTACAAAAAGCCCTTCTGAAGGTAAGAAAGCTTGAGGAGTGAGGAGAATAAAAGGAGAAGGCTGTGGTAGACTAGCACTGAAATGCAGTGGATTTTACTTTTtaccctcttctctttcatttggGGGAGTCTGGGAGAGACTGAAGACTTGGATCATCCTGGCACACTCTCTTGTGGACTAAGGAGTTTTCGGTTTATGCTCCCTCTTCTAAGTCAgtatggaaagaaccctggactaATAGCTTGGGGTAAGGATAgttgagcaaaaaaaaatccattttctttccttttgatcaCAAAACTGTGATCTTCTCCTTTCTCTaccatcccttcctccttccccaaatctCAAGGGTAGTTCAAAACtctaaaggaaactgaggaatatcCCTACCCTAAACACACCTTAAGGACTTATTATGATGTTCTCCTTCATCCCTCTCTCTTCTAACCTCTCTGTCCTTGGAACACTTATGAACCTTTTCTATTAACAGACATTCACGTGCTGACCTTTTGAGCTGCTCCCTTTTCAGACAACAAAGGGATGCTGCACTCTCTACATAATGATTCAATTTGTGGGACCTGGATCACCTACAGCTCACTTGAGTCCATCCAGCTTGAAGCTTCCTATTCCGGTTGTTATGTTACCGAATGGGTGAGTGGGGTCAGCCTAGAGTGAGGCCTTTAACGTTCTTTGCGTTCACGAGGTTGCTGCTATTTATTTACTGTTCTTGCCTGCCTGTCTCTCCAGGATACCTATTATATAATGCCTATTGGGGTCTCAGGCCTGGATGCTGATGGAAGTAAAACTGTTCACAAGGTGACAGTGCTCAATTGTTCATTCACTCTTCCAGGTAAAGGTTTGTAGAAGTTGTGttgaaagaaacaaagatgactttgtttggggggtgggggtggggagggtataAAAAGTCTATTCCCTTTCTGCTCTTAATGTTTAAAAACATGTCAGCTGGGTACCCAGGAAGCCTGGCCTTATGGATAAGAACCAAAAACTTTGTTCCATGAGAGATGACATATGAATGTTGGAGGGTACAATGTAATCCTCAGTTCTCCAGGATCCAAGATAACTCCTGTATAGATAtggcagagaagggaaaataacCAGTCTAGACTCCTTGGGAGTATATTTCTTTCCCCATCCTTGTTCTCTGCCAATAAAGCAGAGAGATAGGTGTATCCTTGTACTCAATGGAGGCAGCCTCTAATTTTGTCCACTGTGGAACACTAGGCTTCCATATCAAGTGATTACAGGGTTTTCTTAAACCTATCCAGGTGTTCCCTGAATAAAAGAGAACAATAGAAAATATACCTGTAATCGACTTGAGACTAATTGTTCTAAGAATCCCTTAGATCATGGTCTAAAGTTCAGACCTGTAtaacttcatctctctctctctctctctctctctctctctctctcatcagccCAAGATGCTCCAGGTCTCAACCTGTGTGATGTCACAACTGAGGACAGGTTGTCCTGTGCTGTTCCCTCCATCACCAAAGGAGACTGTGAGAACCTAGGCTGCTGCTATCACCCTGAAGATGAAGTAAATCCTTGCTACTATGGAAACACAGGTATGTGAtgactctttctttcctttctggttACTAGCTACAACCAGCTAGGGAGAGTACAATGCTTGTAGCTTCATTCAGGATGACCTGTGGCATAATAATTGTTTGGGAATGGAAAATGGTACAGAACAACTGTCACCTCCATGTGACACTTTTTCCCGATGACATGAGTTGCTTCTTAGCCATGTTATTTGATTCTGAACCCTCAAGGAGATTCTTGCtagtttttctccttctttcattGCTTGGGTCGAagataaaagctccttgagggcagagaatgtcctgttctatttgtatttcccttgcctggcacatagtaaacacttaatgaagTCCTTATCAAGTGGATTTCCCTACAAGTTATTGACAGATACCATGATCTaactaaaatgctattttaaacttttttgtagAGTAGAACATGTATTTGTGATACTGGAATTGGTTTAGATGGTAGATATTCATCTATACCAAACCAAAGTATGCTGTAGAGATTCCCTTCAAGGACTTAATCcccattttcttctatctcttttttttttatatccccttcatatatacataaaccTCCTAACAAAGATTGATGGAGGCAACCAGCACACACACCTCAACCATTTGAACTGGTTTACTAGCTAGctcagaaaggcagaaaacataCAAAATCAGTTATTCTAGGCTCTGTCCCTCTTGCTAGACCAAGAGTTAGTCTCTGGCTTAAGTTTTCATCCCTTTGTTTTCAGTGACTGCCCAGTGTACACCAGATGGCCAATTATCCATTGCTGTTTCTCAGAACATGACTCAGCCATCGTTGCTTTTGGATTCCATACATTTGGTTTCTGGACTAGATGTTAAATGTGATCCCATGGAAAAAACTAATGCCTTTGTCCTGTTTCAGTTCCCACTCTCTTCTTGTGGCACCATTGTACAGGTGAGGGGGTAAAGATGGGACCAGGCTAGCTCTGTAGACTAGGTGGGAGAGCTTCAATGAAGAGTTTGGGAAGCACTGAACCAGATCAAAAACAAATGTGTGGCCCCAAAGCCCTCTCATGGTCTGTCACCTTTGCTAAAATATGAAAGTAGCAAAAACCACCTAAAAGGATAGAAGTCATAAAATGTTTCAAAGTAAATTCTGACATAAACCAGCCAGTGACCATTTGATAGTAGGTAAATGTCTTTACCCACTAATTTCAGATGATTGATAACCAGGCAATATATAAGAATGAGCTACTGGCATCTAGGGATGTGAGAAACTGGACCCATGGGTCAATCACTAGGGATAGCATCTTCAGGTATGATCTTTGGTAACTatcattacttttttttgttttgttttggcaaatgTGAAGGTGTTTTTACTGATAAGATAATAAGTAATTTGAGGAGTATATTTCTGCCCCATCCTCCCTCTATCATAACCCCTAAACTTTTGGGATTGGAAAATCAATGAATTCCTCCCAAAGGGAATCCATTTTTAGAACATTTACAGGTAATTCCATAGCAAAGAGTAGCCTACTGCTGGCTAAAGCCTCTCTTCTTCCATTTAGGCTTCACATCAGCTGTAGCTACTCGTTAAAAGGTGACATTCTCCCAGCTAGTATCCAAGTCTTCACTCTTCCCCCACCACTTCCTGTTACCAAGCCAGGGCCTCTGGCTCTGGAACTGCAGATTGCTAAAGGTAAGGTCACCCTCTTGGGCAAGATGGGCTTTGTTTCTCCTACCTGAAGAATCTAGAAGCACTCTGCATCTAGGCTGGGGCACAAGATTTCCTACAACTTAGATAACCTACTTGTAAGAAACTTCAGCTTCACACAAcaatctctgtgcttttgcattaAACCTTCTAGCTTTTGGTACCTTGATCTCTTGGCTCTTTAGCCTGATTTATATCAACCATTgaagtttgaaaagcactttacgtaTGCTATCTCATacaatcctcacagcaacctggaaaataggtggtattttccccattttactatagatcaaggaaactaaggctgggagaagttaaatgatttccctaGGTTCCTATAacctagcaagtttctgaggcaggatttgaacttgggtcatctcgactccaagttcagcactccatCCAGTATAAGACTTGACTTTCTCTCTTCACCAAACCAAGTTTTGATTCTTGCTTACAGAGGAGCACTATCGTTCCTACTATGTGGCCACTGACTACCCGGTAACAAAGCTACTTCGGGAACCAATTCATGTGGAAGTTCGGATCCTACAAAGAACAGATCCGAACCTGGTTCTGCTTCTGCACCATTGCTGGGCAACCCCAAATACCAATCCTCTGCATCCAATACGCTGGCCCATCCTAGTGAAGGGGTAAGTGGCTGCTTGAAGGCTTCACCCTGGGAAGTATGGGGGCTGGGGGAGCAACACCTACCCTGATCCTTTCAAATCTCCTTTAGATGCCCCTATGAAGGAGATAACTACTTGACAAAGATGGTACCCATGCCAAGAAATTCAACACTACAGTTTCCTTCTCACTACAAGCGTTTCATCATACATACCTTTGCCTTTGTGGATTCTGCTTTTAAGAAGGCGCTCATGGGACCGGTAGGATGTCTCTCTTGCATGTGATCTTGAAAGCAAAAATCTCTAACCTCATGCTTTACGTAGAGCATAATGACAACTGATAAATTGCAGCTAGATAAAATGGCTCTGATTAGCAAAGGATTCTTTCTACTCCTCTAACCCATCAGTGGATtttacatagacatatatatttacatacatttgtgtgtatagatatagacaaaTAGACATTTGATAGGTAGATATATAATCACTTTGTTTAGACCAATAGTTTACATTAATTGGAGTGTTTATCTTGCAGTATAAAGCCCATAAGCACATTTCTAAACATAAAATCTTCTTTTGCCTAGCTtagttcttggcaaagatgtgctTAAATGATCTTGTTTCTCCAAGTTGTGTATTTTAGCTTTTGGAAGACAGAAATTATCTCTAAGGCATCTCCAACTACATAACCAGCCTCCTTTAGCAGCTCCTAGCTACTTTTACTAGCAAGAAAAGACCAGAAAGACAGGCTTCAAGTGGTATAACCATGGGTCTCTCTCTAGGTGTATCTACACTGCAGTGCCTCAGTCTGCCAGCCCTCAGAGTCAGACTCCTGCACAGTAACCTGCCCTGTgggaactagtaagtgtctagagTTATCTACTTACCCTTGCTGCTTCAAATGCTTATTTAAAGCAATAGAGCATTTCAGAGGAATGATCTGTGTCTAGATACAGTCCTTGCCTTAAATGGCCCATATGTCTTTTATCATACCTCAAATGGCTGACACAAAGTCAAAATCAAAGATCTCTTTTTGCTATCTTGATATGTAGCTCCCAGTGCTAACATTCTCAGTGTTACAGATTTACATCTGGTAAGTTTTGGCTGTTTGGTGACAGTGGCACTTGGTTGTGGTCAACAGAAATATGCTCATCTG
It encodes the following:
- the ZP4 gene encoding zona pellucida sperm-binding protein 4: MQWILLFTLFSFIWGSLGETEDLDHPGTLSCGLRSFRFMLPLLSQYGKNPGLIAWDNKGMLHSLHNDSICGTWITYSSLESIQLEASYSGCYVTEWDTYYIMPIGVSGLDADGSKTVHKVTVLNCSFTLPAQDAPGLNLCDVTTEDRLSCAVPSITKGDCENLGCCYHPEDEVNPCYYGNTVTAQCTPDGQLSIAVSQNMTQPSLLLDSIHLVSGLDVKCDPMEKTNAFVLFQFPLSSCGTIVQMIDNQAIYKNELLASRDVRNWTHGSITRDSIFRLHISCSYSLKGDILPASIQVFTLPPPLPVTKPGPLALELQIAKEEHYRSYYVATDYPVTKLLREPIHVEVRILQRTDPNLVLLLHHCWATPNTNPLHPIRWPILVKGCPYEGDNYLTKMVPMPRNSTLQFPSHYKRFIIHTFAFVDSAFKKALMGPVYLHCSASVCQPSESDSCTVTCPVGTRKRRSSETHPWNKSSNVSSQGPIFFLQVAESYPQSGPVLDVRTLWLTLSGILIVAVLLVSFLALRRVK